In Melitaea cinxia chromosome 4, ilMelCinx1.1, whole genome shotgun sequence, a single genomic region encodes these proteins:
- the LOC123670163 gene encoding muscle LIM protein Mlp84B-like isoform X2 — MPFKPADNPKCPKCGKSVYAAEERVAGGLKWHKMCFKCGLCQKLLDSTNCSEHEGELYCKVCHARKFGPKGYGFGGGAGCLSMDTGDHLKGENAGVRTNGACLEPRMIAKAPPGEGCPRCGGYVYAAEQMLARGKAWHKECFKCGDCQKRLDSTNCCEAPDKDIYCKVCYGKKFGPKGYGYGKGAGVLQSDPYANGDQAPKTTVIDTAAIQAPPGKGCPRCGGVVYAAEQVLAKGREWHRKCFKCHDCTKTLDSIIACDGPDNDVYCKTCYGKKWGPHGYGFACGSGFLQTDGLSEEEISANRPYYNSDTTSIKAPKGQGCPRCGGMVFAAEQQLAKGTMWHKKCFNCAECHRPLDSMLACDGPDKEIHCRSCYSKLFGPRGFGYGHAPTLVCTDSEPTVTYTEQLPFTGQKAAKGQGCPRCGFPVYAAEQMHSKNGTWHRRCFSCADCHRSLDSTNLNDGPNGEIYCRGCYGRNYGPKGVGFGIGAGTLTMA, encoded by the exons ATGCCTTTCAAACCTGCAGATAACCCCAAGTGTCCGAAATGCGGCAAGTCCGTATACGCGGCAGAAGAACGTGTCGCTGGCGGACTCAAATGGCACAAGATGTGTTTCAAATGCG GTCTTTGCCAGAAATTACTGGATTCCACCAACTGCTCAGAGCACGAAGGTGAACTTTACTGCAAAGTTTGCCATGCGCGTAAATTCGGACCTAAAGGCTATGGCTTTGGCGGCGGTGCTGGCTGCCTGTCCATGGACACCGGTGATCACCTTAAAGGCGAGAACGC GGGCGTACGAACGAATGGAGCCTGTTTGGAGCCTCGTATGATTGCAAAGGCACCGCCAGGAGAAGGATGTCCGCGTTGTGGTGGTTATGTTTATGCTGCCGAACAAATGCTTGCTCGTGGAAAG GCATGGCACAAGGAGTGCTTCAAATGCGGCGACTGCCAAAAGCGGCTGGACTCTACCAACTGTTGCGAAGCCCCTGACAAAGACATTTACTGCAAAG tttGCTACGGTAAAAAGTTTGGACCCAAAGGATACGGTTATGGTAAAGGAGCTGGAGTTCTACAGAGTGATCCTTATGCTAATGG TGATCAGGCACCAAAAACTACGGTGATTGATACTGCCGCGATACAAGCACCACCTGGCAAAGGTTGTCCACGATGTGGTGGGGTTGTCTACGCCGCAGAACAAGTCCTTGCCAAAGGTCGCGAATGGCATCGCAAATGTTTCAAATGTCACGACTGCACCAAAACTTTGGATTCAATCATTGCGTGTGACGGACCTGATAATGATGTTTATTGCAAAACTTGTTACGGAAAGAAATGGGGACCTCACGGTTACGGTTTTGCATGCGGCTCTGGATTCCTTCAGACCGACGGCTTGTC CGAAGAAGAAATTTCGGCTAACCGTCCTTATTATAATTCGGATACCACTTCTATCAAAGCGCCAAAAGGACAAGGTTGCCCAAGATGCGGTGGTATGGTGTTTGCAGCGGAACAACAGCTGGCTAAGGGAACT ATGTGGCACAAGAAATGCTTCAACTGCGCCGAATGTCACCGGCCGCTGGACTCTATGTTGGCTTGCGACGGTCCTGATAAGGAAATTCACTGCCGCTCATGCTATTCTAAACTCTTTGGACCAAGAGGATTCGGCTATGGACACGCGCCAACACTAGTTTGTACCGACTCCGAGCCAACTGTTACATA CACCGAACAGTTACCTTTCACGGGACAGAAGGCAGCTAAAGGGCAGGGTTGCCCTCGGTGTGGATTCCCTGTATATGCTGCAGAGCAGATGCATTCAAAGAATGGCACATGGCACAGAAGGTGCTTCTCATGTGCAGACTGCCACAGATCTCTT gaTTCCACTAACCTAAATGACGGGCCCAATGGTGAAATCTACTGCCGCGGATGCTACGGTCGAAACTACGGGCCTAAAGGTGTTGGATTTGGTATTGGCGCAGGCACATTGACCAtggcttaa
- the LOC123670163 gene encoding muscle LIM protein 1-like isoform X1, whose protein sequence is MPFKPADNPKCPKCGKSVYAAEERVAGGLKWHKMCFKCGLCQKLLDSTNCSEHEGELYCKVCHARKFGPKGYGFGGGAGCLSMDTGDHLKGENAN, encoded by the exons ATGCCTTTCAAACCTGCAGATAACCCCAAGTGTCCGAAATGCGGCAAGTCCGTATACGCGGCAGAAGAACGTGTCGCTGGCGGACTCAAATGGCACAAGATGTGTTTCAAATGCG GTCTTTGCCAGAAATTACTGGATTCCACCAACTGCTCAGAGCACGAAGGTGAACTTTACTGCAAAGTTTGCCATGCGCGTAAATTCGGACCTAAAGGCTATGGCTTTGGCGGCGGTGCTGGCTGCCTGTCCATGGACACCGGTGATCACCTTAAAGGCGAGAACGC GAATTGA
- the LOC123670162 gene encoding selenoprotein F yields MGAIKITLILVVFVTVYLTGSTLGEFSTEDCASLGFIKANLLCSSCDQLKDFSLDQLVEHCKECCHNDESAPKEKKYARAILEVCTCKFPAYPQIQAFVKSDRPAKFPNLQIKYLRGLDPIIKLLDKDGIVKETVAIEKWNTDSVEEFLNTHLIKEEDDDRGFLKTNLI; encoded by the coding sequence ATGGgcgctataaaaattaccctcATACTTGTTGTTTTCGTGACAGTCTACTTAACCGGTAGTACTTTAGGCGAATTTTCTACGGAAGATTGTGCTTCTCTAGGTTTCATAAAAGCTAATCTATTATGTTCTTCTTGTGATCAGTTAAAGGATTTCAGTTTAGATCAATTAGTGGAACATTGTAAGGAATGTTGTCATAATGATGAATCGGCACCAAAGGAAAAGAAATATGCACGTGCTATTTTAGAGGTCTGTACTTGCAAGTTTCCAGCATATCCTCAAATTCAAGCATTCGTTAAGAGTGACAGACCCGCTAAGTTTCCAAATTtgcaaatcaaatatttacgtGGACTGGATCCAATAATCAAGCTCCTGGACAAGGATGGTATAGTCAAAGAAACTGTCGCAATTGAGAAATGGAATACAGATTCTGTTGAAGAATTTTTAAACACACATCTTATAAAAGAAGAGGATGACGATAGAGGGTTCTTAAAAACtaatcttatttaa